The genomic stretch GGACTTTGTCATAATTGACGATTTAATGTTCCTGGCCATGGACCGCCATGAAGGCAACTTGTTTTTCCAGCTTATCAACAAGCTTTACGGTCAATCTTCGGTAATAATAACGTCCAACAGGGGCTCGGAGGACTGGGGTGAACTGCTGGGTGACCCGGTAGTGACCACAGCCATACTGGACAAAATTATTCACCGGAGTGAGGTGATTAATTTAAAGGTGATAGCTATAGAATAGCTCACAGGAAAACCATTTTTGGAAATAACTAGGTTTTCAAAAATTTTTGCTTAAATTTGTTCAAACTTACTTGACAGTCACACCGCCCTGATGCTCCCATAATATAGTGACTACCGAGGAAAGCTTTATGTTGGCGTCTTCTAAGACTTTTTGCATCCGATTGATTTCACGTGCTCTTTCTTCAATTAGTTTCTTGCGGTAGCGTACCAATTTCCGTAGCTCCCTTTGCTCACGCGAGGGGATATAGCTGTCCTTTAAAAGCCCATGTCGTAGAAAGTCAGCTATCCATTCAGCATCTTTAACATCGGTCTTGCGCCCGGGTACCGCCTTAATATGTTTGGCGTTGACAACAAGGATCTCGATTCCTTCAAGCTCAAGAAGGCTATAGATTGGTTTCCAGTACACGCCGACTTTCAATGGCTACGTGAGGGTTGAGTGGGACAACCCTGACATCCCCATCAAAACCCAGGCAGAGCTGCTGGGACTTAACCGTTGTTGCAGGAATAGGATTTAACTGGTATTTCCGATGATTTTAGTCTCTATTGGTGTTTGACAAATTATAAATCTATTAATGCAACGCTAATGTAAATTATTTCAATAAATTATAAAATTGAAATATTTTAAATTTACATAAAAAATAGTTTAATAAAAAAATTTAAAATTTAATTGACAATTTAAAAAAGGTATGATAAATTACTTTATAGGAAAAAATGAGAAAGCTTCTCATATAATGAGAAAAAATATTAAAGTTAGATTTAGGATGTAACGAGGTCAATATTATATGGCTAGCGTTATTGAAAGGGCAGTAACAATTTTAAAATTGCTGATTCCTCAAGGGGGCATTAAAGAATGGGGTGCTTCTGAAATTGCTTACCGATCCGGTATACCTGTAGGCACTGTACATAGAATTCTCTTGGAATTAAAAAAGCACGGATTGGTAGCGCAAAATGATGTTACTAAAAAGTTCCGTTTAGGCTTATTGTTAATGGAACTTGGGTTCATTGCCCGGGAAAACCTGTCCATCATGGAAACAGCTAAGCCTGTTTTGAAAAACCTCATGGAAAAAACTAAGGAAACAGCTCACCTTACTATTCAAGATGGCTATGAAGGTGTTTTGATTGACAAAATAGAGACTATGTATGAGCTTAGAACTGTTCAACCCATTGGGATGAGAACCCCTTTGACTCGGGGAGCATTAAAAAAAGCGATTTTAGCCTTTTTACCTTCAGATGAAATAAATGACATAATTGAAAAGCATGAAAAAGCAAAAAACCGCCCCCAAATTATGTCAGAGCTTGAGGATATAAGGTTAAAAGGATATGCCATTAGCTTTGGCGAGGTTACTTGCGGAACGGCAGCAATTGCCACTCCTGTCTTTGACTTTCAGGGAAAAGTAGTGGCATCTATTGGAATTATGGGCCCGGCAACCCGCTTTACCCAAGAAGAAATACCACAAAAGATAAAATACGTGATGGAGGCAGGGGCACTTTTGACTAAAAACATCAGGGGGCATGACCGAGTTAAAAGGAATTAATCTTATCCTTTGATTCATTGCTCATAAAAATATACAGATATCATCAAAGAGTGGGAGGGACCTATAAAAGGTTGTTCCAAGATAGTTCATAGCCAATTTTTAAATTAGCCAGGTAGTCGAGGTGGCAATAAAAGAAGGAGGTTAGCTATGGGACAAGAAGTTTGCCAAGGAACTGTCAAAATAATTCAGGGTAATGAAGCCATTGTGGAAGCAGCCATAGCTGCAGGGTGCAGGTTTTTTGCGGGATATCCCATTACCCCTGCTTCCGAGATAGCAGAAGCAATGGCCCAGCGATTACCACAGGTAAATGGTGTTTTTCTGCAAATGGAAGATGAAATAGCCAGCATTTGTGCAGCCATAGGGGCTTCTTTTGGAGGGATGAAAGCGTGCACAGCTTCCTCAGGGCCCGGTATTAGCCTCAAACAGGAGGGTGTTGGCTATGCTGCTGTGGTTGAGGCACCGATTGTTATAATTAATGTAATGCGTGGCGGCCCTGCAACAGGAATGCCTACAGCACCGGGGCAGCAGGACATATTGCAGGCTAAATACGGCTCACATGGTGATTATGAAATTATTGCCTTAATGCCCTCGTCATGTCAGGAGGCATTTGATTTAACCTATAAAGCCTTTGTGTTGGCAGAAAAATATCGCGTACCAGTTTACATTCTGTCTGACGAAATTGTGGGGCACACCCGGGAGAAAGTTCGCATCCCCGCCGGCTTAAAGCCTGTAGAAAGGAAGAAACCACCCAAAGAAGGCTATCAACCTTTTAAAGCAGGTGATGATGGCCTGCTTGACGGAATGCCGGCCTTTAATGAGGGCTATAAGCTTTTAATAGAGGGCCAGCTCCACGATGAGAACGGTAATCGCGCCGCTCATTTGCCGGAAGTGTGCGCTAAACTTACTGAGCGGCTATGTAAAAAAATAACTAACCATGCTGATCAATTAGTTGATATAGAAACTAGTTTTCTTGATGATGCTGAAATTGTGGTTGTTAGTTTCGGTAGTCCTGCTCGTCCGAGCTTAAGGGCTGTTAAGGATGCTAGGGAAAAGAATATTCGGGCAGGTTATATAAAGATCCGTACAATTTGGCCTTTTCCGGAAAAGAAAATTGCAGAGTTAGCTGCCAAAGCCCATACCCTAATTGTACCCGAGTTAAATATTGGGCGGATGGTCAACGAGGTTAAACGTGCAGTTGCTGGCCAAGTGGAAGTGGTCTCTCTTCCAAAACTTGGTGGGTTGCTGCATACCCCCGGAGAAATTTTAGCAGAAATTGAGAGGAGGGCCACTGTATGCACCCGTTAGGTGAAAAGTATCTCAGAAAATTTACCCTGCCCCTATTGTGGTGTCCGGGTTGTGGCAACGGTACAATTTTAAACGCTACTATCAGGGCGATTGATCAATTGGATATTAGAGATAAAGTAGCGCTGGTTGGTGGTATTGGCTGCTCAGGCTGGATACCGGTATATATCGATGTTGATACTTTGCATGTATTACATGGCCGCGCCATACCATTTGCCAGTGGCTTAAAAATGAGCGACCCCAGCAGAAAGGTTATTGTATTCACAGGCGATGGTGATTGCCTGGGCATCGGCGGTAATCATTTCATTCATGGCGCCAGGAGAAACATAGATATTACAGTTATTATGGTTCATAACCAGATATATGGCATGACGGGCGGGCAAGTAGCACCAACAACACCTTCTCACGGCAAAACCAAAACCTCTCCTTATGGCAATCCTGAAATTCCCTTCGACGGATGCGCACTGGCTAAGGCTGCCGGGGCAACCTTCGTAGCCCGCTGGACCACAGCTCATCCGCGGCAACTCAGCAAAACCATAGCAGAAGCCATTGAC from Calderihabitans maritimus encodes the following:
- a CDS encoding IclR family transcriptional regulator; translated protein: MASVIERAVTILKLLIPQGGIKEWGASEIAYRSGIPVGTVHRILLELKKHGLVAQNDVTKKFRLGLLLMELGFIARENLSIMETAKPVLKNLMEKTKETAHLTIQDGYEGVLIDKIETMYELRTVQPIGMRTPLTRGALKKAILAFLPSDEINDIIEKHEKAKNRPQIMSELEDIRLKGYAISFGEVTCGTAAIATPVFDFQGKVVASIGIMGPATRFTQEEIPQKIKYVMEAGALLTKNIRGHDRVKRN
- a CDS encoding 2-oxoacid:acceptor oxidoreductase subunit alpha, which encodes MGQEVCQGTVKIIQGNEAIVEAAIAAGCRFFAGYPITPASEIAEAMAQRLPQVNGVFLQMEDEIASICAAIGASFGGMKACTASSGPGISLKQEGVGYAAVVEAPIVIINVMRGGPATGMPTAPGQQDILQAKYGSHGDYEIIALMPSSCQEAFDLTYKAFVLAEKYRVPVYILSDEIVGHTREKVRIPAGLKPVERKKPPKEGYQPFKAGDDGLLDGMPAFNEGYKLLIEGQLHDENGNRAAHLPEVCAKLTERLCKKITNHADQLVDIETSFLDDAEIVVVSFGSPARPSLRAVKDAREKNIRAGYIKIRTIWPFPEKKIAELAAKAHTLIVPELNIGRMVNEVKRAVAGQVEVVSLPKLGGLLHTPGEILAEIERRATVCTR
- a CDS encoding thiamine pyrophosphate-dependent enzyme, translating into MDIRDKVALVGGIGCSGWIPVYIDVDTLHVLHGRAIPFASGLKMSDPSRKVIVFTGDGDCLGIGGNHFIHGARRNIDITVIMVHNQIYGMTGGQVAPTTPSHGKTKTSPYGNPEIPFDGCALAKAAGATFVARWTTAHPRQLSKTIAEAIDHEGFSFIEVLTQCPTQAGRVIYGVADPAQLLDMLKANTINVNAAKNKSIEELTGKILIGNLYHDDERLEFASNYYKKISKLAASC